A stretch of DNA from Methanolinea mesophila:
CCATGCTCTTAAATTCAACTTTCGTCCCGGAAAACGAACCGGGATATCCCGAATGCGTGGAACCGGTGAAGGACCCCGGTAGTGCATACGATTCATGAACAGGGCCCGGCCCGGCATCCTGATTCGCCGGGAACCCTGCGGGGTCGTATCGGTTCCCGGAAATCGCAAGGCCCGTAATCCTTAACAATTCGTGAAGATGACACCCACCGGCTATTCCAGGAAGGAAAAATACTAATGAAAATCTACCAAAGTTTAACAAGGTGATTATACGCCGACAAGCAAGAAACAGATGGTGAAACTGAACCAGGCGAAAAAGGTCAAGGCAGAAGAGCTCTCGAAGCAGGCAGCAGCGGGGAGCAAAGAGGCCAAGAAGAAACTCAAGAAACTCGAGAAAAAAATCAAATGAGCCGTCCGGTCGAGGTCTCGCTCTTTTTTTCGGATTTTTCGCGGTTCCCGACGGGTTTTTCAGGTAACGAAATTGCCCTTCCCCGGGAGAGCGCACCGCACGAACACCCCGAACATTCTGACCGGAATCGGATCCGGTATGAGATCTCGGCGATCTCGCATACATCCGATAGAAAAGTACCGAGCAAACGGTGCGAGAAGAACCAGCCGGCCAATCGCCCGATCATCGGCGCCGGCCACCCGAAAAAACCGGGTTCCACGGTTCCTCATACGGTATATCCGGCTACCCCGAATATCCGTCTGCTTTTTCATTCAGGCACTCCCAGAGAGACGATAAAGAAGTGAGACCATGACCGCGATCATCGTAAAAAGCGAACGCTGCACCGGCTGCGGAATCTGCAGCGAAGTATGCCCTCTCAGGATCATTACCGTGGATGAGGAACGGGGTCCCCGGGTTGAGCCCCTACGGGAGGCGTTCTGCATTGAATGCGGGCATTGCGAGGCCTGCTGCCCCGAATCGGCCCTTGTTCTTGATATCGGGGGTCGGGAAGCACCGCAGGAAAGGGTTACGACCTTCTCGCCGGATGAGATCGGGTTTTATATGAAAAACCGGCGTTCGGTCAGGCACTACAAAAAAGAGCCGGTGTCCCGGGAGATGATCGAGGCGATCCTCGATGTCGCCCGCTACGCCCCTTCCGGTGGCAACGGGCAGCCGGTGGAGTGGCTCGTAGTGTATGATCCGGCGAAGGTCAGAACGCTCGCCGGCCTCACCGTCGACTGGATGCGGCACGAATCGGCAAAAGAATCTCCGGTAATGCCCGCGGCATTCCTCCGGGGACTTATAGATTCCTGGGACCGGGGAAACGACCCGGTCTGCAGGGGGGCCCCTCACCTGCTGGTGGCCCACATTCCCGGCGGTCAGGGTTCCGGGCCGATCGATGCACTCATCGCGCTGACCTACGCGGACCTCGCCGCACCCGCATTCGGGGTGGGGACCTGCTGGGCGGGTTTCCTTTCCATGGCGGTGCCGGTGTGGAAGCCGCTCCGGGAGGCGCTGGCTCTCCCGGAAGGCCGTGTGTACTCCTACGCCCTGATGTGCGGGTATCCCCGGTTCATACCTCGCCGGATCCCTCACAGGAAACCGCTCCGGGTAAACTGGCAGTGACCTCGCGGCCTTTACTTTTCAGCGTCCTCTCGCCGAAAAATCGGCCGCGACCCAGGAGTAATAGCGTTCCGCCGCTGAACAGACCTCCTCCCAGTCGTACATCCTGGAATATTCCCGGCACGACGGGGAGAGGTCCCCCGACCGTTCCAGCGCCCGCATGAGGGCGTGACCCAGTTCTTCCGGAGACTCCGTTGTCAGAAATCCGGTTTTTTCGGTGACGAATTCCTTTGCCGCGTTCATCTCATGGTCGAGCGTTACCAGGGGTGTGCCGCAGGCGAGTGCCTCCAGGGCGCCGATCCCGTATCCCTCCCGGGCTGACGGGAATGCAAAGACCCGGGAGGTCTTCATGAGCGCCAGAACCTGATCGTGATCCTCCAAAAACCCGGTGAACGTGACGTTCCTCTCGAGGTGCAGCCGGCGTACCTCGGAGACGAGGTGCTGCATTTCAGGTCCGTCCCCGACCAGCATGCAGGAGACGTCCGGTTTTTCCTCCCGGATACGGTCCACCGCCGCGATAAGGAGACCGATGTTTTTTTCACGGATGAACCTCCCGGCGAAAAGGATATCCGGGGACTCCGCCGCCGGTCTGACCCTGTCGATGTGGTGTATGTCGATGGCGTGGGGGATCACCGTCGCTCCCGGCAGGGAAAGTTTCTCATCAAGCCGCTTTTTTACTGCGGCTGATATCGCGATATGGTACGGGGACAGGCGGGTGAGCACCCGGTCCATGAACTTCCCCACTCCACCCACGGCGCCGAGGTATTCGTCCCAGTATTCGCCCCACACTTCGTACCACGTGATCGCGAGGGGATCTTTCCTCATCGACGCGGCGACCCGTGAAGCGAGGCCCGAAAAATAGGGGAACTGCTGGCAGTCCACGACATCGAACCGGTCCCGGATAAGGGCAGGAAAGACCCCGGCCCCGTAGAATACGGCCTCCGGAATGGCTCTCCGCTGACCCGCGTAGAGTTGCATGGCGGGGATGACGCCGTGCAGGGTAAGTCCTTCCCTTTTGACACTCAACGGACCATCCCAGAATTTCAGCCCATAGAGATGGATTTCATGCCCCCGGGAGGCGAGGCGCACCGCGAGGTCGTGGATCCTTTTTTCGCCCCCGCCTTTTACAAAAGGGTATATTGCGTCGTATACGAACGCAATTTTCATTTATTCACCCGGGATGGAAGACTCGTTGAGCAGCATCATACTCACGAAGATGGAGGTGAGAATGACCTGGAGACCTACGATGGTCAGGAGGAGCGCGGTTACCGCCTGTGAAAACTGGTTTAACACCCCGTATCCGGTGGAGATCCAATCCGCAACGATGGTGGAGCCGAGCAGAATTCCGGCAAAAATCAGAATTCCACCAATGACCAACATTTTTTCCAGGTTATAATAGTTCATGAGGTACTTCGCAACCCCTTCCATCCGGTCATATCCGTGAACCACAGAATAGGTCTTGATCGAGATTGCAGAGAGAACAAATTGCACACCGCCTATCAGGAAAAATGCCCCGAGAATGAAGGTGTTCAGGTGAAGCTGGTTGACGTCGCCATAGAGGGAGAAGATCCCCATAAGCATCACACCCATGAGGGAAAATAGAAGTCCGGGTATGGCGAGGAACGGTATCGGTTTTAAGAGGAACAAGAACCGGAGATGTCTCCACCCATCCGCAAAACTGTGCAGTTTTGAGGCTGCGACACGAGGGCTATAGGATATGGGAACCTCCGCGACTTTCAGCCCATTTATTGATGCCATAACGAGCATCTCTGAAGCGAATTCCATTCCCGTCGATCTGAGATTCAGCGATTCCCAGGCAGTTCGCGTAATTGCACGGAAGCCGCTGTGGGTATCGGAATAATTGGTTTTAAATGCCAGATTAAGGATTTTTGTAAGCAATGGATTTCCGATATAGTAGTGAAGGGCAGGCATAGACCCTTTCTCCATGGTCCCCTGAAACCTCGACCCTACAACAAGGTCTGCCCCTTTCAGTATAGGGGCAACAAGACGGGGGAGTTCTGAAAAATCGTATGTCCCGTCGGAATCTCCTATTACGATGATGCCGCCCCTTGACGCCCTGAATCCTTCGAGGTAGGCATTCCCGTACCCCCGGTTTTTAGGATGGACTACTCGTGCTCCCATTGATCGGGCAATCTCGGGAGTCCGGTCGCTCGATGAGTCAGATACCACTATTTCGGCGCTAAGCTCGCACCGGGAAAGTCCGTCGCGGATTCGCTCTATACATCTCCCGATAGTCAATTCTTCATTCATCGCCGGAAGGATTATGGAAATATCCGGATGATCCGATCGGTCTTCTTTGTCGTTTTTCCCTGGTCCCAACTTCACTGTCCTCCGGATTATTCTTGAATAATTTTGTATATATTGTGACGGACGACTGATCAATGTGGCGCCGCCTGCGCATCCTTCCGTACCTTACCGCACCTGTCTTCCCTGCTGCACGTCCTCTTCGGTTACTTCAACATTTCTCCCACTGTTCACGATACGGTAGGGCCCGACAGCCCGGACCGGGTAGGGGTTGCCGCTGGTCGAATAGGGGACGGTAAACGTGCCGTTCACGCTTTCCTGCCGGTATACCAGCGTGCGGCCCTGGTTGGTGACAAGGTCCAGCTCGATCACCCCGTCTCCCTGGATCTCTGCTCCTTTCACCCTCTCGAATACCTTGACTTCATGGAGCCCGGTAAGGGAGTCGACACCCGGCGACTCATAGACCAACCGGTAATGCTGCAGGGCGGGTATTGTCGAGAGTGGCACGGTGAGAGAAACCGAGAACACTCCGGCGGCGGTGTCCGGGTGCACTTCACCTGAAAACTCATTTAATCTGGCGACCGCCTGGTCGTATGGGAGGGGCGCGAGCCGGGTCACGACCGGAGTGCCTTCCCCTCCCGTCCGGTACTCGATGTAATACGCCTCGGACGGGGTCGCCATCGATCCGTCGAAGTCCTGGAGCCGGGCGATCATGGTGGAATAATAGGGTGGGGCGACCATGGTGAGCGGGGTGAATCCCTCCCCGCCCTGAACCGGAGCAAGGAAGTTCATGGTGTAGTATCCGCTTCCCCGGGAGCTGTTGTACCAGGTGGCGGTGTTCTCGAACTTCGTATTCGCAAGCTTGATATCGGTGATCACGAACCGGGACCCGAGTCTGTCCGCAACCCGTTGCGCGTCCTTCTCCGTCCCGGCCATGAGGAACGCGGTGGTACTGGTCCTCCCAAGCACATTATCCTGGAACGGGTTCGAGTTCGGGATGCGTTTCCCGAGGAACGTAATCCAGTGTCCGCTATCCCAGAGGGAGATTATCCCATACGACTCCGCAGGATAGGTCCATCCATCCTTCGTATACTTCCCGAGATAGTCTACCCCCGGATCGGGGGTATTAACGGAGATCCAGTCCATGGTCGAGGCCCAGTCGTCAGGAATGATTGTGGTCCGGAACTCTGCAGGGGCGGTAACGTCCGAATACAGGGAAAAGACCGTGAAGAGCACCAGCAGGAGGATCATGACCTCTCCTGCGTGTCTCCTCCATGCTGAAAGCCCCTCTCCTTTCTCCTTCCCTTTCGAACGCTCCTGTTTCGTGCCCTGTGACAAGGCGATCAGGTATATTGCGCCCACCCCGGAGGTGATGGCGACTATCGGGGCCAGGTAGTACTCGTACCGGGCGTGGATGACCGTGGAGAAGATTATCACCGCGGCCCAGGCGAGCGTAAAAAGGTGCCAGGGATGCCGTTTTTTCATCCACAAGACACACAGTACCGCGAGGCCGGCAGCCAGGAGGACGAGCCCCCAGTTGAAGGACGTCCACGCGGTGGCCAGGTCCAGGGGTTCCATCTCGGAGATCGGGTAGAGGAGAGCCGACTGCCCGAAGAACCCCCCGATAGAGTCGATGATGACCTTCCAGACCGGAGTGGCCAGGAATGCGATCGCCGCGAGGGCCGCGACGAGGGTCACGATCACCGCTCCCAGAAAATGGAGCCTGTTCTTCCTGAATGCGACGGAGAACCCGAAGAGGGCGAGCGTGCCCGCGATCAGCAGGGCATACATGTAGCTGTGGGCGATGGAGTAGGTGAAGAGTGCCATTCCCTGCCGCTGGACCATGAAAAGGGTATAGACCACCAGCACCAGCCCGAACGCGACGATGTTGGTGAACGCCAGCGACACACTTGTTTTTCCTGCCCAGGAGTCTGCGATGAACTGGGCGAGGGTATAGAGGGCCACGATCAGGGCGAAAAGGATCATGGTGGGCATGACCAGCAGCCCGAGGAGGTAGGCGACTCCCGCCGCCAGGGCGAGCCCTCCTGCAACGGCGAGCCCCCGGGTGTCGTTAAAGGAGAGTTCGCGTCTTCCTCCATTGTACAGGGCGAGAATATAGGCCAGACAGAACAGGGTCGAGAACAGGACCTCCGCCGCGTGATGGTCGACGAATCCGAAGGAGGTCCGGAAAAGGTAGCCTCCGGGGATAATGGCGATCATCCCCGCCGCGATCAGGCCCGCCTTCCAGTCGCAGAGCCTGCGTGCGACCAGGAACACAAGGGGCACGGTCAGCGCCGCCATCAGGGGTGGGACGAACGATGCGGTGTAGATCAGTTCGTACCTCGACCCCGCTGCACCGGCAAGGAGAACGACCCCTGTGGTGATGAACGGGAAGAGCGGCCCCCAGTCGATCACCTTCCCCTGGGGATAGGCGGTCATGGGATCGAACCAGTTATAGTTGGGGAACTGTACCGCCATCGATTCGATCTGCCTGAGGTTATACCACGGGTCGGCCCCGAACACCCTGGCTACGCCGTCGGAGACCAGGTAGGGGAGGTCGATCAGACGCAGGGCGAAGGCAAGCGCCATGAAAATCACGAGCAGTACCCCAATAACGGCAAAGGGATGCCTCCCTGCTGCCTTAGTTACCCGGGAAAAAGGTCCGTCCATCGCTGTATGAGGTTATTCTCCGTGTGTAAAAATAATATCCCGTAAGGGGAAACCCCTGACACCCGGCAGGGTGGTGAAGCGCGTTCAGGGGTACCCGATCTGAATGCAAATTAAAAATTCCTACAAATAATTTCAATAGTCGGCACATCAATAATAATGAGGATGATACCTCTTCGCCGATTCACAGAGGCGGTATGGTAATGACTCCTTATCTGTCGATAATTATTCCTGTTTTCAATGAACAGGAAAATATCACTCCACTTTATGATAAGTTGA
This window harbors:
- a CDS encoding nitroreductase family protein, which gives rise to MTAIIVKSERCTGCGICSEVCPLRIITVDEERGPRVEPLREAFCIECGHCEACCPESALVLDIGGREAPQERVTTFSPDEIGFYMKNRRSVRHYKKEPVSREMIEAILDVARYAPSGGNGQPVEWLVVYDPAKVRTLAGLTVDWMRHESAKESPVMPAAFLRGLIDSWDRGNDPVCRGAPHLLVAHIPGGQGSGPIDALIALTYADLAAPAFGVGTCWAGFLSMAVPVWKPLREALALPEGRVYSYALMCGYPRFIPRRIPHRKPLRVNWQ
- a CDS encoding glycosyltransferase family 4 protein; translated protein: MKIAFVYDAIYPFVKGGGEKRIHDLAVRLASRGHEIHLYGLKFWDGPLSVKREGLTLHGVIPAMQLYAGQRRAIPEAVFYGAGVFPALIRDRFDVVDCQQFPYFSGLASRVAASMRKDPLAITWYEVWGEYWDEYLGAVGGVGKFMDRVLTRLSPYHIAISAAVKKRLDEKLSLPGATVIPHAIDIHHIDRVRPAAESPDILFAGRFIREKNIGLLIAAVDRIREEKPDVSCMLVGDGPEMQHLVSEVRRLHLERNVTFTGFLEDHDQVLALMKTSRVFAFPSAREGYGIGALEALACGTPLVTLDHEMNAAKEFVTEKTGFLTTESPEELGHALMRALERSGDLSPSCREYSRMYDWEEVCSAAERYYSWVAADFSARGR
- a CDS encoding DPM/DPG synthase family glycosyltransferase — protein: MKLGPGKNDKEDRSDHPDISIILPAMNEELTIGRCIERIRDGLSRCELSAEIVVSDSSSDRTPEIARSMGARVVHPKNRGYGNAYLEGFRASRGGIIVIGDSDGTYDFSELPRLVAPILKGADLVVGSRFQGTMEKGSMPALHYYIGNPLLTKILNLAFKTNYSDTHSGFRAITRTAWESLNLRSTGMEFASEMLVMASINGLKVAEVPISYSPRVAASKLHSFADGWRHLRFLFLLKPIPFLAIPGLLFSLMGVMLMGIFSLYGDVNQLHLNTFILGAFFLIGGVQFVLSAISIKTYSVVHGYDRMEGVAKYLMNYYNLEKMLVIGGILIFAGILLGSTIVADWISTGYGVLNQFSQAVTALLLTIVGLQVILTSIFVSMMLLNESSIPGE
- a CDS encoding oligosaccharyl transferase, archaeosortase A system-associated, whose product is MDGPFSRVTKAAGRHPFAVIGVLLVIFMALAFALRLIDLPYLVSDGVARVFGADPWYNLRQIESMAVQFPNYNWFDPMTAYPQGKVIDWGPLFPFITTGVVLLAGAAGSRYELIYTASFVPPLMAALTVPLVFLVARRLCDWKAGLIAAGMIAIIPGGYLFRTSFGFVDHHAAEVLFSTLFCLAYILALYNGGRRELSFNDTRGLAVAGGLALAAGVAYLLGLLVMPTMILFALIVALYTLAQFIADSWAGKTSVSLAFTNIVAFGLVLVVYTLFMVQRQGMALFTYSIAHSYMYALLIAGTLALFGFSVAFRKNRLHFLGAVIVTLVAALAAIAFLATPVWKVIIDSIGGFFGQSALLYPISEMEPLDLATAWTSFNWGLVLLAAGLAVLCVLWMKKRHPWHLFTLAWAAVIIFSTVIHARYEYYLAPIVAITSGVGAIYLIALSQGTKQERSKGKEKGEGLSAWRRHAGEVMILLLVLFTVFSLYSDVTAPAEFRTTIIPDDWASTMDWISVNTPDPGVDYLGKYTKDGWTYPAESYGIISLWDSGHWITFLGKRIPNSNPFQDNVLGRTSTTAFLMAGTEKDAQRVADRLGSRFVITDIKLANTKFENTATWYNSSRGSGYYTMNFLAPVQGGEGFTPLTMVAPPYYSTMIARLQDFDGSMATPSEAYYIEYRTGGEGTPVVTRLAPLPYDQAVARLNEFSGEVHPDTAAGVFSVSLTVPLSTIPALQHYRLVYESPGVDSLTGLHEVKVFERVKGAEIQGDGVIELDLVTNQGRTLVYRQESVNGTFTVPYSTSGNPYPVRAVGPYRIVNSGRNVEVTEEDVQQGRQVR